In the genome of Leptospira inadai serovar Lyme str. 10, one region contains:
- a CDS encoding lysophospholipid acyltransferase family protein, with translation MSQNSPSVEKPDGFKRRLLVWLIPTLVVFLQRIIGLTSKVLELEKDEFDSLFLAKKPFILSIWHTNVLYSPYLHRGRNVAVLISESKDGDFITGVVHRFGNTSIRGSSSKGGSRALKAMIVHLKKNLPAAFTPDGPRGPALIVQPGLIASAQVSQVPIIPFHYECTRQWILEKSWDKHRVPKPFTTFVVSYGKPIWIPRELNEESFEAQRLLVEKAMLENKQRAEQKAEELRSLGS, from the coding sequence ATGTCTCAAAATTCCCCTTCTGTCGAGAAACCGGACGGCTTTAAGAGAAGACTTTTAGTTTGGTTGATTCCTACTCTCGTTGTCTTCCTGCAAAGAATCATAGGTTTAACTTCTAAAGTTTTAGAATTAGAAAAAGATGAATTCGATTCCTTATTTCTAGCCAAGAAACCTTTTATTCTTTCCATCTGGCATACGAACGTTCTTTATTCCCCGTATCTTCATCGAGGGCGAAACGTCGCCGTTCTTATTTCGGAATCGAAGGATGGAGATTTCATTACCGGAGTTGTGCATCGTTTCGGCAATACTAGCATTCGAGGGAGCTCCTCCAAAGGCGGATCAAGGGCACTTAAGGCTATGATCGTTCATTTGAAGAAAAACCTTCCCGCCGCATTTACGCCCGACGGACCGCGCGGGCCCGCTCTGATCGTTCAACCCGGATTGATCGCTTCGGCGCAAGTTTCGCAGGTACCTATAATACCCTTTCACTACGAATGCACCAGACAATGGATTCTAGAAAAATCATGGGATAAACACCGGGTCCCGAAACCCTTCACGACGTTCGTCGTTTCGTACGGAAAGCCGATTTGGATTCCTCGAGAATTAAACGAAGAGAGTTTCGAGGCACAGCGTCTCCTAGTGGAAAAGGCCATGCTCGAAAATAAACAAAGAGCAGAGCAAAAAGCCGAAGAATTGAGAAGTCTCGGATCTTAG
- the hpt gene encoding hypoxanthine phosphoribosyltransferase → MSQSSSDAQDLPLKVLLSHEEIRARVVQLGKEIASDYFGKNPVFICVLRGSVYFFSDLTRRIPYPIEVDFLQAKSYIGKDSNGKVELIKDLDSDITDRHVIIVEDIVDTGHTLKFLIRHILARNPSSLEIVSLLFKEGAETVEYPVKYIGWKIGKEFVVGYGLDFDGKFRNLPDIHILED, encoded by the coding sequence ATGAGTCAATCCTCTTCCGATGCTCAAGATCTTCCTCTTAAGGTTCTGTTATCTCATGAAGAAATTCGCGCCAGAGTCGTGCAGTTGGGAAAAGAAATCGCATCCGATTACTTCGGTAAAAATCCCGTCTTTATTTGTGTACTTCGTGGGAGCGTTTATTTTTTTTCGGATCTTACTAGACGGATTCCTTACCCGATCGAAGTGGACTTCCTGCAAGCGAAGTCCTATATTGGGAAGGATTCTAACGGAAAAGTCGAATTAATAAAAGACCTAGATTCGGATATTACCGATCGTCATGTGATCATCGTAGAGGATATCGTCGATACCGGTCATACCTTGAAGTTCCTGATCCGGCATATACTTGCTCGCAATCCTAGCTCTTTAGAGATAGTTTCTCTTCTATTTAAGGAAGGAGCTGAGACTGTGGAATATCCGGTTAAGTACATCGGCTGGAAAATAGGAAAGGAATTCGTAGTCGGTTACGGTCTGGACTTCGATGGAAAATTTAGAAATTTACCCGACATTCATATTTTAGAAGACTGA
- a CDS encoding glycosyltransferase family 4 protein, producing the protein MKSPLLKVGYDARMISHSGIGTRIRGILSELAPIAKKKRIQITLLGSADRLRSVGISSDLLESYGFLPYDAEIYSIREWWGIPEMADFDLLDIPHFNAPLRFLEKCIVTVHDIIPFRMKQFHPSIIKQLYLRFVFFLLKESVPSIITVSDFTAKDLTEVFGFSSGSMKTVYNGIDSKLFYPKSAKEILSFRKRYGLEPGYLLSVGIGKEHKNLAFVLQILKGLWSLGKLDTQWVIAGANGQLPEYLKKEAAGWEERIVVLPHLSLEELSTLYSASGLLLFPSLYEGFGFPPVEAQACGCPVFSSNASAMPEILGSSAFYFSPTDRDGFETGLLELVKNPKLAVSKKLLGKKNAEKYNWKSAASQTVDEYLRMAVKKGILRSV; encoded by the coding sequence ATGAAATCGCCTCTCTTAAAAGTCGGATACGATGCTCGCATGATTTCTCATTCGGGAATCGGTACGCGAATACGGGGAATCCTTTCGGAATTGGCCCCGATCGCAAAAAAGAAGCGAATCCAAATCACTCTTTTAGGATCTGCGGATAGGCTCAGGTCGGTCGGAATTAGTTCCGACCTACTGGAATCCTATGGATTTCTACCGTATGACGCGGAAATCTATTCGATTCGGGAATGGTGGGGCATTCCGGAAATGGCCGATTTCGATTTGCTGGACATTCCCCATTTCAACGCTCCTCTCCGTTTTTTAGAGAAGTGCATCGTAACCGTACATGATATTATTCCGTTTAGGATGAAACAATTTCATCCTTCCATAATAAAACAATTATACTTAAGATTCGTTTTTTTCCTCTTGAAGGAAAGCGTTCCGAGTATCATTACTGTTTCGGATTTTACGGCAAAAGATCTGACTGAAGTTTTCGGTTTTTCTTCCGGTTCGATGAAAACCGTTTATAACGGAATAGATTCCAAACTCTTTTATCCGAAATCCGCGAAAGAAATTCTTTCTTTTAGAAAGAGATACGGGTTAGAACCGGGATATCTCCTCAGCGTGGGAATCGGTAAAGAACACAAGAATCTGGCATTCGTACTTCAGATTTTAAAAGGGCTATGGTCCTTGGGTAAGCTGGATACTCAGTGGGTCATCGCGGGAGCAAACGGACAACTTCCGGAATATCTAAAGAAGGAGGCAGCCGGTTGGGAAGAAAGAATCGTTGTTCTTCCTCATTTATCATTGGAAGAATTGAGCACATTGTATTCGGCGTCGGGACTCCTACTATTTCCTTCGCTGTACGAAGGGTTCGGATTTCCGCCGGTCGAAGCGCAGGCCTGCGGATGTCCGGTCTTCTCCTCCAATGCAAGTGCGATGCCGGAAATTTTGGGTTCCTCCGCGTTTTACTTTTCACCGACGGATCGAGACGGTTTCGAGACGGGATTATTGGAGTTAGTCAAAAACCCGAAGTTGGCCGTTAGTAAGAAACTTTTAGGGAAAAAAAATGCCGAAAAGTATAATTGGAAATCGGCCGCAAGTCAAACCGTAGACGAATACTTGCGTATGGCCGTAAAAAAAGGAATTTTAAGGAGCGTTTGA
- a CDS encoding ABC transporter permease: MKQIYHLVSIQLKEFYREPGIIFWAFVFPIAIAGVLGLAFTTHGVPVARVAIISSSPNAAILSQRIETAFAKTEDDLHGLGVINPILLSEDAAIKALKRGELNLLVKELSNGNLEYSFDPKNASAQRDYLLLSNALFAESKSKEVNSSIRTLDSKGTRYIDYLVPGMLAMGVMNSCLWGVGWNLIEMRMKKLLRRMSATPMNKLGFVLSFFFTRLIVTILESIIFLSFTFLVFDNAFIGSVPGAVLIYLTGNFTFACIGILVGSRAQNSQVGNGLVNAVTFPMMVLSGIFFSYKNFPDIVLPFVKNLPLTLMADSLRAVFIEGAGLIESLPACGLLFLFGAVFLTFGLRIFRWS; encoded by the coding sequence ATGAAGCAGATTTATCATTTAGTCTCTATTCAGTTAAAGGAATTTTACCGGGAACCCGGCATTATTTTTTGGGCCTTCGTATTTCCTATCGCAATAGCAGGAGTATTAGGGTTAGCTTTTACGACTCACGGGGTGCCGGTCGCGAGAGTCGCAATTATCTCCTCCTCTCCGAACGCGGCGATTCTTAGTCAAAGAATTGAAACCGCATTTGCAAAAACGGAGGATGATCTACACGGATTGGGGGTGATTAACCCGATTTTACTTTCGGAGGACGCCGCAATCAAAGCGTTGAAGCGCGGTGAACTAAATTTACTGGTGAAAGAGCTGTCTAACGGAAATTTGGAATATTCTTTTGATCCTAAAAACGCCTCTGCCCAACGGGATTACCTTTTACTTTCGAACGCGTTATTTGCGGAATCTAAGAGCAAGGAAGTAAATTCTTCAATTCGAACATTAGATTCGAAGGGGACAAGATATATAGATTACCTAGTTCCCGGTATGCTTGCGATGGGCGTAATGAATTCTTGTTTATGGGGTGTGGGTTGGAATCTCATAGAGATGAGGATGAAAAAGTTGCTTCGGCGAATGTCCGCGACGCCGATGAACAAACTCGGATTCGTTTTATCTTTCTTTTTTACGCGGCTTATCGTTACGATTCTGGAATCGATTATCTTTCTTTCTTTTACCTTTCTAGTATTCGATAACGCTTTCATAGGTTCCGTTCCGGGCGCTGTTCTCATTTACTTAACGGGAAATTTTACGTTTGCTTGCATCGGAATTTTAGTTGGTTCGCGAGCTCAAAATTCGCAAGTGGGGAACGGTTTGGTAAATGCCGTGACCTTTCCCATGATGGTCTTATCCGGTATCTTTTTCAGTTATAAAAATTTTCCGGATATTGTTCTCCCGTTCGTTAAGAATTTGCCTCTTACATTGATGGCGGATTCTTTGCGAGCTGTATTTATCGAGGGTGCCGGTTTGATCGAAAGTTTACCGGCCTGCGGTTTACTATTTTTATTCGGTGCGGTTTTTTTGACATTCGGGCTTCGTATTTTCCGATGGTCCTAA
- a CDS encoding DUF1289 domain-containing protein, whose product MVRSPCIKLCQMDPVTGLCEGCFRTLQEIGMWTSYSEEERKQIRIELQKRKESIASSNAP is encoded by the coding sequence ATTGTTCGATCGCCTTGTATTAAGCTCTGTCAAATGGATCCGGTAACCGGATTATGCGAAGGATGTTTTAGAACATTGCAAGAAATCGGGATGTGGACAAGCTATTCGGAGGAGGAAAGAAAACAAATTCGGATCGAACTCCAAAAAAGAAAGGAATCGATCGCTTCTTCAAACGCTCCTTAA
- a CDS encoding ABC transporter ATP-binding protein: MNKNQSIISVKNVSKKFKDVIAVKDLSLEIGKGEFVALLGPNGAGKTTLIEMLEGIQRPDSGEITLLGKTWKSNETFLRGRIGLALQETRFMDRATVWETLKLFGSFYKVGESRMVEILRLTDLEEKKETYVNSLSGGQRQRLALGVSIMNKPEILFLDEPTTGLDPGARRDIWRILEDLKKEGTTMILTTHYMEEAEVLCERIIVMNKGVILDQGSLSDLLGKLGGGEIVRFTLENGQNPESFLPILGKSKFFWEGDTKQGRVFVDKITEYLPLMLDSFSKSGISLKELECHKKTLDDLFLSMTGRGLEE; encoded by the coding sequence GTGAATAAAAATCAATCCATTATTTCCGTAAAAAACGTAAGTAAAAAATTCAAAGACGTAATTGCTGTGAAGGATCTTTCGTTAGAAATCGGCAAAGGCGAATTCGTCGCCTTGCTCGGTCCGAACGGCGCAGGAAAGACCACGCTGATAGAAATGTTGGAAGGCATTCAACGGCCCGATTCGGGGGAAATCACTCTCTTAGGAAAAACTTGGAAGAGCAATGAAACTTTTCTAAGAGGCAGAATCGGCTTAGCCCTGCAAGAAACAAGATTCATGGATCGGGCAACGGTATGGGAAACGCTTAAATTATTCGGAAGCTTTTACAAAGTCGGCGAATCTCGCATGGTTGAAATTCTTCGACTCACCGATCTGGAAGAAAAAAAGGAAACGTACGTAAATAGTCTGTCCGGGGGCCAGCGACAAAGATTAGCTTTGGGTGTCTCCATCATGAATAAGCCCGAAATTCTTTTTTTAGATGAGCCCACCACTGGATTGGATCCGGGTGCGAGACGGGATATTTGGAGAATCTTGGAAGATCTTAAAAAAGAAGGGACTACCATGATTCTTACGACTCATTATATGGAAGAGGCGGAAGTCTTGTGCGAGAGAATCATCGTAATGAATAAAGGGGTAATCCTAGACCAAGGGAGTTTGTCCGACTTGCTCGGAAAGTTGGGCGGGGGAGAAATCGTTCGGTTTACCCTGGAAAACGGGCAAAATCCGGAATCCTTTCTTCCTATATTAGGAAAATCTAAGTTTTTCTGGGAGGGGGATACGAAGCAAGGACGGGTGTTTGTGGATAAAATTACGGAGTATCTACCTCTTATGTTGGATTCGTTCTCGAAATCGGGAATTTCCTTAAAAGAATTAGAATGTCATAAAAAAACTTTAGACGATCTATTCCTTTCGATGACGGGAAGAGGTCTGGAAGAATGA
- a CDS encoding quinone-dependent dihydroorotate dehydrogenase encodes MLDSNSDWKQWIYERTAKPFLLSLDPEIAHSIAHRTLRFSTKVPILSSVLENLTSYSSERLKTKVAGLEFENPVGLAAGFDKTGELYPFLSGMGFGFIEVGTITGQPQAGNPKPRVFRYPEDQALINRMGFNNPGADKAAATIGAQRKTIIRGINVGKTKVVPEDKAVEDYLYSIQKLSSFADYLVINVSSPNTPGLRNFQKQENLFNLMNGIRNGLGGEFPSPTFVKFAPDLEERDFEEIMESVPDLRISGVILTNTTIDKSVIKKFPNVELEGGVSGAPLRARSTRFVRLAYQKLRGKIPIIGVGGVDSGEAALEKILAGADLIQVYTGYIYQGPLLPRRILEYLDKTVKKFGAKSISEIVGQGSL; translated from the coding sequence ATGTTAGATTCAAATTCCGACTGGAAACAGTGGATTTACGAAAGAACCGCTAAACCTTTTTTATTGAGCTTAGATCCTGAGATCGCGCATTCGATCGCCCACCGAACGCTTAGGTTTTCGACGAAGGTGCCTATCTTATCCTCCGTACTCGAGAATCTGACATCTTATTCTAGTGAACGACTAAAGACCAAGGTTGCCGGGCTGGAATTTGAAAATCCTGTGGGTCTTGCGGCAGGGTTTGATAAGACGGGTGAACTGTATCCATTCTTATCCGGAATGGGATTCGGTTTTATAGAAGTCGGAACGATTACGGGTCAACCGCAGGCAGGTAATCCGAAACCGAGAGTTTTTCGATATCCGGAAGACCAAGCGCTTATTAATAGAATGGGATTTAATAATCCGGGAGCGGATAAAGCCGCAGCTACGATCGGCGCTCAACGGAAGACCATTATAAGAGGAATCAATGTAGGAAAAACAAAGGTCGTTCCTGAAGATAAAGCGGTGGAGGATTATTTATATTCGATCCAAAAATTATCGTCGTTTGCGGATTATCTCGTAATTAACGTTTCCTCACCGAATACTCCCGGATTAAGAAATTTTCAAAAACAGGAAAATTTATTCAATCTGATGAATGGAATTCGAAATGGACTGGGAGGAGAATTTCCCTCGCCGACATTCGTAAAATTCGCTCCGGATTTAGAAGAGAGAGATTTCGAAGAAATTATGGAATCGGTTCCCGATTTACGAATTTCGGGAGTTATATTGACGAATACGACGATTGATAAGAGTGTTATAAAAAAATTTCCGAATGTGGAACTAGAAGGGGGAGTTTCGGGGGCGCCTCTTAGAGCAAGGTCAACAAGATTTGTCAGACTAGCGTACCAAAAATTACGGGGAAAAATCCCCATTATCGGGGTGGGCGGAGTCGATTCCGGCGAGGCCGCTTTGGAAAAAATTCTTGCCGGAGCTGACCTAATTCAAGTTTATACTGGTTATATATATCAGGGACCTCTATTACCCAGAAGAATTCTAGAGTATTTGGACAAAACCGTCAAAAAATTTGGGGCAAAATCAATTTCTGAAATTGTCGGACAAGGTTCTTTATAA
- a CDS encoding cation:proton antiporter: protein MDHNSLSLLTDIALSIIFATLFSHIAKLFQQPLILGYVCAGLVIGPLFGPMIDAKLGIGYVHSEESIELISEIGLILLLFIIGLEIDLKELARMGRSMFALGTIQFFVGAVLAWFAFKKFFPTGTGNFDLLYFAIALSLSSTMIVVKLLHDKFEISTIPGRLTIGVLVLQDIWAILFMGIQPDLQDPRILNVMTSLLKGLALVGFAFAISRYFLSRLFLFAAAKPELILITSIAWCFLLCGIAEKAELSKEMGALIAGVSIAAFPYGVDVISKLSGIRDFFITLFFVALGMKIQAPTSTDLWIAILAVGFVILSRVIIVAPTVFFSGKGLRAGIIAGLNLAQISEFSLVILALGVQKEHIGKELQATVLTSMILASIVSTYVILFNDKIARGILSVLSVFGVRETREPLESQVTGDPKRDIVLLGYFRIAQGLIEGIERDRPSWLKRILVVDFNPIYRQTLESKGIRWAYGDLAHPESLHHLGIEEARYVVCTISDMILKGTTNRRLLESLKSICRHQQPEIILTTDDPKEAEVLRNKGASHVVIPGRLSGFSLFAELKEMVEDSKGKTRVKPSLKKEKSSSKKRTVVRK from the coding sequence ATGGATCACAATTCCCTCAGTCTTCTAACTGATATAGCCTTAAGCATCATTTTTGCTACGCTATTTTCCCATATAGCAAAACTGTTTCAGCAACCACTAATCCTAGGGTATGTATGCGCCGGTTTGGTGATCGGACCCTTATTCGGACCGATGATCGACGCTAAATTAGGGATCGGTTACGTTCATAGTGAAGAAAGCATAGAACTGATATCGGAGATAGGTTTAATCCTTTTATTATTTATCATCGGATTGGAAATCGATTTAAAGGAACTTGCACGAATGGGGCGTTCCATGTTTGCGCTCGGGACAATTCAATTCTTTGTCGGAGCGGTTCTAGCTTGGTTTGCCTTTAAAAAATTCTTTCCTACCGGAACAGGTAATTTCGATCTTTTGTACTTTGCGATAGCATTGTCGTTAAGTTCTACTATGATCGTCGTCAAATTACTTCATGATAAATTTGAAATCAGTACAATACCGGGTCGTTTAACCATCGGTGTTTTGGTTCTTCAGGATATTTGGGCTATCTTATTTATGGGGATCCAACCGGATCTCCAGGATCCTAGAATTTTGAACGTAATGACTTCCTTGCTGAAAGGTTTAGCGCTGGTGGGCTTCGCTTTTGCGATAAGCCGTTATTTTCTTTCGCGACTCTTTTTGTTTGCGGCGGCTAAACCGGAACTCATACTCATTACATCTATAGCTTGGTGCTTTCTACTATGCGGAATCGCCGAAAAAGCGGAACTTTCCAAAGAAATGGGGGCTTTGATAGCCGGAGTAAGCATTGCCGCATTTCCGTACGGAGTCGATGTGATCAGCAAACTCTCCGGGATTCGGGATTTCTTCATTACTCTTTTCTTTGTCGCCCTCGGAATGAAAATTCAAGCTCCGACTTCTACCGACCTTTGGATCGCAATTCTGGCCGTCGGTTTCGTAATTTTAAGTAGAGTCATCATCGTTGCACCCACAGTCTTTTTTTCCGGCAAGGGATTAAGAGCGGGAATTATAGCAGGATTGAATCTGGCTCAAATTTCGGAATTCTCCTTAGTGATTCTGGCCTTAGGAGTCCAGAAGGAACATATCGGAAAAGAACTACAAGCAACGGTCTTGACCTCGATGATTTTAGCTTCGATCGTCTCCACGTACGTGATCTTGTTTAATGATAAAATTGCGAGGGGGATTCTTTCAGTTTTATCCGTCTTTGGTGTTCGAGAAACTAGGGAGCCGTTGGAATCCCAAGTTACCGGCGATCCAAAGCGAGATATAGTGCTTCTTGGATATTTTAGGATAGCACAGGGGTTGATAGAAGGAATAGAAAGAGATCGACCTTCTTGGTTGAAGCGAATTCTCGTAGTGGATTTTAATCCCATTTATAGGCAGACCCTCGAGTCGAAAGGAATTCGTTGGGCGTACGGCGATTTAGCGCATCCGGAGAGTTTGCATCATCTGGGAATCGAAGAGGCGCGATACGTGGTTTGTACGATTTCCGATATGATACTAAAAGGAACCACGAATCGACGACTATTGGAATCCTTAAAGAGCATTTGCCGTCACCAACAACCGGAGATTATTTTAACTACGGATGATCCGAAAGAGGCGGAAGTTCTTAGGAATAAAGGAGCTTCGCATGTGGTCATTCCCGGCAGACTCTCGGGTTTTTCTTTGTTTGCGGAATTAAAGGAGATGGTGGAGGATTCTAAGGGAAAAACTAGGGTAAAGCCTTCGCTCAAAAAGGAAAAGTCTTCGTCTAAAAAAAGGACGGTCGTACGGAAATGA
- a CDS encoding SixA phosphatase family protein, whose protein sequence is MKLIHLIRHSKSDWDTPFSNDEERPLSNRGRKNAKMLLTYLSKISFSVDAAIVSSSERTKETFRILSKLGAFYKEFRFSEEIYEANGSELLGILRSLGSNMESVLFIGHNPGLESLAETLILKSEARTSSLFVKFPTSAFLSLSLDSNDWKDCGKIPCQIQRFWIP, encoded by the coding sequence TTGAAATTGATTCATCTGATTCGACATTCTAAATCCGATTGGGATACTCCTTTTTCCAACGATGAAGAACGTCCGCTTTCGAACAGAGGAAGAAAGAACGCGAAGATGCTTCTTACTTATTTATCCAAGATTTCTTTTTCCGTGGACGCAGCGATCGTTTCCAGTTCGGAAAGAACGAAGGAAACCTTTCGCATTTTAAGTAAACTAGGCGCTTTCTATAAAGAGTTTCGATTCTCCGAGGAAATTTATGAAGCGAACGGTTCGGAATTACTCGGAATTTTGCGCAGTTTAGGTTCGAATATGGAAAGTGTATTATTTATAGGTCATAATCCAGGACTAGAATCCCTTGCCGAAACTCTGATCTTGAAAAGCGAAGCTAGAACATCTTCTCTTTTCGTAAAATTTCCTACATCAGCCTTCCTCTCTCTCTCGCTGGATTCGAATGATTGGAAAGATTGCGGAAAAATTCCCTGTCAAATACAAAGGTTTTGGATACCATGA
- the acs gene encoding acetate--CoA ligase translates to MAKERIVHPSVQFKKTANISLKDYKSLYKESIENPKKFWAREASKRLDWFKKWDKVLEHDFKNAKVQWFKGGKLNVSYNCLDRHLDSHLKNKAAIIWEGDDPNEYKVYTYHDLYREVNKFANVLKGFGVRKGDRILIYLPMIPELAITILACTRIGAVHSVVFAGFSPEALQSRIEDCKPKLIVTADGGYRGGKSIDLKKAVDTALDLAQEKVNDVIVVRRTAQEVNLGWRENRDHWWHLLMNDPALAQYCKPEAMDAEDPLFILYTSGSTGKPKGVLHTTGGYLLGVNMTFHYVFDVKPTDTYWCTADIGWVTGHSYLVYGPLSNGATSLMFEGVPTYPDAGRFWDVIDKHGVTIFYTAPTAIRSLMREGTALVEKRSLKTLRLLGSVGEPINPEAWEWYYRNVGKSKCPVVDTWWQTETGGIMISALPGAISQKPGSATLPFFGVEPLLVDETGKELVGKGEVSGNLCIRSPWPYMMRGVYGDPKRFYDTYFSTYKGYYFTGDGAIRDKDGYYWITGRVDDVINVSGHRIGSAEVESALVENSSVAEAAVVGFPHDIKGQGIYAYVTVKQGVTTNDSLKKELISTVEKVIGKIARPDVIHWAPGLPKTRSGKIMRRILRKIASAEFEGLGDISTLADPSVVERLVEDKKKYHS, encoded by the coding sequence ATGGCAAAGGAAAGGATCGTTCATCCAAGCGTTCAATTTAAAAAAACCGCTAATATTAGTCTGAAAGATTATAAATCTCTCTACAAAGAATCGATTGAAAACCCTAAGAAATTTTGGGCAAGGGAAGCTTCGAAACGCTTGGATTGGTTCAAAAAATGGGACAAGGTTCTGGAACACGATTTTAAAAACGCTAAAGTTCAATGGTTTAAAGGCGGAAAGTTAAACGTTTCCTATAATTGCTTGGATCGACACCTCGATTCCCATCTCAAAAATAAGGCCGCAATTATTTGGGAAGGAGACGATCCGAACGAGTATAAAGTTTATACGTATCACGATTTGTATCGAGAAGTAAATAAATTCGCCAATGTCCTGAAGGGTTTCGGTGTGAGAAAAGGGGATAGAATTCTGATTTATCTTCCGATGATTCCCGAATTAGCGATTACTATTTTAGCATGTACTCGGATCGGTGCGGTTCACTCGGTAGTCTTTGCCGGGTTTTCTCCCGAGGCCCTTCAAAGTAGAATCGAGGATTGTAAACCTAAGCTAATAGTTACGGCGGACGGCGGCTATCGCGGCGGCAAAAGTATCGATTTGAAAAAAGCGGTCGATACCGCCTTGGACCTCGCCCAGGAAAAAGTTAATGATGTGATCGTGGTGAGAAGAACCGCTCAGGAAGTGAATCTAGGTTGGAGGGAAAACAGAGACCATTGGTGGCATCTACTGATGAACGACCCCGCGTTGGCACAGTACTGTAAGCCGGAAGCGATGGATGCCGAGGATCCATTATTCATACTTTATACTTCCGGCTCGACCGGAAAACCGAAAGGAGTTCTCCATACGACAGGCGGATATTTGCTCGGCGTAAACATGACGTTTCATTACGTTTTCGACGTTAAGCCGACCGACACGTATTGGTGCACTGCCGACATTGGATGGGTTACGGGGCATAGCTATTTGGTCTATGGTCCTCTTTCAAATGGAGCCACATCATTAATGTTCGAAGGAGTTCCCACCTATCCCGATGCGGGAAGATTCTGGGACGTAATCGATAAACACGGGGTCACTATCTTTTATACGGCGCCTACCGCGATACGATCCTTAATGCGGGAAGGAACGGCTCTTGTCGAAAAACGCAGTTTAAAAACACTTCGATTATTAGGATCGGTCGGCGAACCTATCAATCCCGAAGCCTGGGAATGGTATTATAGAAATGTCGGAAAATCCAAATGCCCCGTCGTCGATACATGGTGGCAGACTGAAACTGGCGGGATTATGATCTCGGCTCTTCCGGGGGCAATTTCACAAAAACCCGGCTCTGCTACTTTACCGTTCTTCGGAGTGGAACCGCTATTGGTGGATGAAACGGGAAAAGAACTCGTAGGCAAAGGGGAAGTTTCCGGTAATCTATGCATTCGCTCCCCTTGGCCTTATATGATGAGGGGAGTCTACGGAGATCCGAAGAGATTTTACGATACGTATTTTTCGACGTATAAGGGATACTACTTCACCGGCGACGGTGCCATCCGAGATAAGGACGGATATTATTGGATAACGGGTCGAGTGGATGATGTGATCAATGTTTCCGGTCATAGAATCGGATCGGCAGAAGTAGAAAGCGCTCTCGTCGAAAATTCTTCGGTCGCGGAAGCGGCAGTGGTCGGTTTTCCGCATGATATCAAAGGCCAAGGTATCTACGCTTACGTTACCGTTAAGCAAGGCGTTACGACGAATGATTCTCTGAAAAAAGAATTAATCTCCACGGTCGAGAAAGTCATCGGAAAGATTGCAAGACCGGATGTTATTCACTGGGCTCCTGGATTGCCTAAGACTCGTTCCGGTAAGATTATGAGACGAATTCTTCGAAAGATTGCGAGTGCGGAATTCGAGGGTCTTGGGGATATATCGACTCTCGCCGATCCGTCCGTGGTAGAGCGTCTGGTCGAAGATAAAAAGAAATATCATAGTTAA